A single Lactuca sativa cultivar Salinas chromosome 8, Lsat_Salinas_v11, whole genome shotgun sequence DNA region contains:
- the LOC111920965 gene encoding protein TIC 20-I, chloroplastic isoform X1, with product MILNGHSLYGGQWTNYKACKTKPLKSMSECVLHPYTLSISRVRSSLRSHQATGFFCLQAGGSPFVHLSAASSGGDVSHLTPTNLSPKTKPKGKRYSTISPKASKDTTPLSYKFPPMEKKPKWYWRSLACLPYLMPLHETWMYAETAYHLHPFLEDFEFLTYPFLSALGGLPSWFLIAYFIIAYLAIVRRKEWPHFIRFHVVSGMLLEIALQVTGTIWRWLPTAWYWGKIGMHFWTAFAFAFLFTVLECVRCALAGMYADVPFVSDAAYIQIPYE from the exons ATGATTTTAAATGGTCACTCCCTATATGGGGGGCAGTGGACGAACTACAAGGCATGTAAGACCAAACCATTGAAGTCAATGTCTGAATGTGTTCTGCATCCATATACACTCTCAATTTCTAGGGTTAGAAGTTCTTTGAGATCTCATCAGGCGACAGGATTTTTCTGTTTGCAAG CAGGAGGCAGTCCATTTGTTCATCTGTCAGCCGCATCATCTGGTGGAGATGTAAGCCACTTGACACCAACCAACTTATCtccaaaaacaaaaccaaaaggaAAGCGCTACTCCACCATATCTCCAAAAGCATCAAAGGACACGACACCGTTGAGCTACAAATTCCCCCCAATGGAAAAAAAACCAAAATGGTACTGGAGATCCTTAGCATGCCTGCCTTACCTAATGCCGCTCCATGAAACATGGATGTACGCAGAAACCGCGTATCACCTTCACCCTTTTCTCGAAGATTTCGAGTTCCTAACTTACCCTTTTCTGAGCGCCCTCGGGGGCCTACCGAGCTGGTTCTTGATCGCGTATTTCATAATCGCGTATCTGGCAATTGTTAGAAGAAAAGAGTGGCCCCACTTTATCCGGTTTCATGTGGTGTCGGGGATGCTGTTGGAGATTGCGCTTCAGGTGACCGGAACCATATGGCGGTGGTTGCCTACCGCCTGGTATTGGGGTAAGATCGGGATGCATTTTTGGACCGCATTCGCGTTTGCTTTcctgtttacggttttggagtgTGTTCGCTGTGCTCTTGCTGGAATGTATGCTGATGTCCCCTTTGTGTCTGATGCCGCTTATATCCAAATCCCTTATGAATAA
- the LOC111920965 gene encoding protein TIC 20-I, chloroplastic isoform X2 translates to MILNGHSLYGGQWTNYKACKTKPLKSMSECVLHPYTLSISRVRSSLRSHQATGFFCLQGGSPFVHLSAASSGGDVSHLTPTNLSPKTKPKGKRYSTISPKASKDTTPLSYKFPPMEKKPKWYWRSLACLPYLMPLHETWMYAETAYHLHPFLEDFEFLTYPFLSALGGLPSWFLIAYFIIAYLAIVRRKEWPHFIRFHVVSGMLLEIALQVTGTIWRWLPTAWYWGKIGMHFWTAFAFAFLFTVLECVRCALAGMYADVPFVSDAAYIQIPYE, encoded by the exons ATGATTTTAAATGGTCACTCCCTATATGGGGGGCAGTGGACGAACTACAAGGCATGTAAGACCAAACCATTGAAGTCAATGTCTGAATGTGTTCTGCATCCATATACACTCTCAATTTCTAGGGTTAGAAGTTCTTTGAGATCTCATCAGGCGACAGGATTTTTCTGTTTGCAAG GAGGCAGTCCATTTGTTCATCTGTCAGCCGCATCATCTGGTGGAGATGTAAGCCACTTGACACCAACCAACTTATCtccaaaaacaaaaccaaaaggaAAGCGCTACTCCACCATATCTCCAAAAGCATCAAAGGACACGACACCGTTGAGCTACAAATTCCCCCCAATGGAAAAAAAACCAAAATGGTACTGGAGATCCTTAGCATGCCTGCCTTACCTAATGCCGCTCCATGAAACATGGATGTACGCAGAAACCGCGTATCACCTTCACCCTTTTCTCGAAGATTTCGAGTTCCTAACTTACCCTTTTCTGAGCGCCCTCGGGGGCCTACCGAGCTGGTTCTTGATCGCGTATTTCATAATCGCGTATCTGGCAATTGTTAGAAGAAAAGAGTGGCCCCACTTTATCCGGTTTCATGTGGTGTCGGGGATGCTGTTGGAGATTGCGCTTCAGGTGACCGGAACCATATGGCGGTGGTTGCCTACCGCCTGGTATTGGGGTAAGATCGGGATGCATTTTTGGACCGCATTCGCGTTTGCTTTcctgtttacggttttggagtgTGTTCGCTGTGCTCTTGCTGGAATGTATGCTGATGTCCCCTTTGTGTCTGATGCCGCTTATATCCAAATCCCTTATGAATAA